The Chlorogloeopsis sp. ULAP01 genome has a segment encoding these proteins:
- a CDS encoding glycosyltransferase, translated as MRLMVYSHDGFGLGNIRRMLAICTHLLDSIPELSILVVSGSPMLHSFRLPRRLDYIKLPCLNRGISGEFTAKYLGTATDETVKLRSQLILSAIANFKPDVFLVDKKPYGIRNELQATVEYLKTELPETPLILLLRDILDHPEVTIPEWHKHGYHEAIVKFYDHVLVVGTPEIFDIRKEYKLPPKVAQKVQFCGYIRKELGRKGPNFVRNELRLSPDEQLVLVTPGGGEDGYNLVDTYLSSLALLPASRKLRSMIVFGPEMPSRDQAALEWKAFSYPGVQICEFTDDLMSYVAAADAVVAMGGYNTICEILSVGKPAVIVPRVKPSQEQWIRAEHLAKLGVMTAIHPDHLTPDVLLESVLQQLNTPPHKKISTPIIDLSALPKISQYICTLLAKKKRVLPFCRTCQPPEQVQDLAIAKIV; from the coding sequence ATGAGACTAATGGTATACTCCCACGATGGCTTCGGTCTCGGTAATATTCGCAGAATGTTGGCAATCTGCACACACTTACTAGATTCGATTCCAGAACTTTCTATCCTTGTCGTCTCTGGCTCGCCGATGCTGCATAGCTTTCGTCTGCCGAGAAGACTGGATTATATTAAGCTACCTTGCCTGAATCGGGGAATATCGGGTGAGTTTACTGCCAAGTATCTGGGAACAGCCACCGATGAAACGGTAAAACTACGATCGCAATTAATTTTATCTGCGATCGCCAATTTCAAACCAGATGTGTTCCTAGTAGACAAAAAGCCCTACGGCATTCGCAACGAATTGCAAGCAACTGTCGAATATCTCAAAACCGAATTGCCAGAAACTCCCTTAATTCTGCTGTTGCGCGACATTTTGGATCATCCAGAGGTGACGATTCCAGAATGGCACAAGCACGGTTATCACGAAGCGATCGTCAAATTTTATGATCACGTGCTGGTGGTTGGCACTCCAGAAATTTTTGATATCCGCAAGGAATATAAACTACCGCCAAAGGTTGCCCAAAAGGTACAGTTTTGTGGGTACATCCGCAAAGAACTAGGGCGCAAAGGGCCAAATTTTGTCCGTAACGAGTTGCGACTTAGCCCAGATGAACAACTCGTTTTAGTGACACCGGGAGGAGGTGAGGATGGCTATAACTTGGTTGATACCTACTTATCGAGTTTGGCATTGCTACCTGCCTCGCGCAAACTTCGGAGTATGATAGTTTTTGGCCCCGAAATGCCTTCTCGCGATCAAGCAGCACTGGAATGGAAAGCATTTTCCTATCCAGGCGTGCAAATCTGCGAGTTTACTGACGATTTGATGAGCTATGTTGCCGCAGCAGATGCCGTGGTAGCAATGGGTGGCTACAACACAATCTGTGAGATTCTCTCTGTAGGGAAGCCAGCAGTAATAGTACCTAGAGTTAAACCATCTCAAGAACAGTGGATTCGGGCAGAACATCTCGCCAAACTGGGGGTTATGACAGCAATTCATCCCGATCACCTGACTCCAGATGTATTGCTGGAATCGGTGCTGCAACAACTGAATACTCCTCCACACAAGAAGATTTCCACTCCAATCATCGATTTAAGTGCCCTACCGAAAATTAGCCAATACATCTGCACCTTATTGGCAAAAAAAAAGAGAGTGCTTCCGTTTTGCAGAACCTGCCAGCCACCAGAACAAGTACAAGATTTAGCGATCGCCAAAATTGTTTAG
- a CDS encoding glycosyltransferase: MQRLMFYCQHILGMGHLVRSMEIVRALTKDFQICFINGGEIVKGFDIPAGVEVINLPAIKTDSEFQELQVVDNAISLDEVKEIRKNRLLEIFDHFQPDILIIELFPFGRRRFSFELIPLLELVKSTKNSTKVVSSLRDIVVTKQHKQIKHEEKVCNLINQYFDVLLVHGDPRFVPLEETFSRVSNLNCEIYYTGYVVQNPPVNPILTDEDREILHSDQPMILASVGGGRFGHELLDCVVRAAPLLEKKIPHKIQVFTGPFMPEEKFNELQSMVGDSNNLSIRRYTPYFLSYMNKAELSINMSGYNTTMNVLTTGVRAMLLPFTGNQDREQSIRAEKLSNLGIVKLLSTSDLQPDLFAQQIIDYLQEQPHKISFDFSGSATTAKILRNVAMKQKAA, from the coding sequence ATGCAACGTCTTATGTTCTACTGCCAACATATATTGGGCATGGGGCATCTAGTTCGCAGTATGGAAATTGTACGTGCTCTCACTAAAGACTTCCAAATTTGTTTTATTAATGGTGGGGAAATAGTAAAAGGGTTTGATATTCCTGCTGGTGTTGAAGTCATCAACTTACCCGCAATTAAAACCGACTCAGAATTTCAAGAACTACAAGTCGTAGATAATGCCATTAGTCTTGACGAAGTTAAGGAAATCAGAAAAAATCGTCTTTTGGAAATCTTCGATCACTTCCAGCCTGATATTTTAATCATTGAATTATTTCCCTTCGGCAGAAGACGTTTCTCTTTTGAATTAATTCCTTTGTTAGAACTAGTAAAATCAACTAAAAACTCAACAAAAGTTGTCTCTAGCTTGCGAGATATTGTAGTTACAAAACAACACAAGCAAATAAAACACGAAGAAAAAGTTTGTAATTTAATTAACCAATATTTTGATGTATTATTGGTTCATGGTGACCCCAGATTTGTACCTCTCGAAGAAACATTTTCTAGAGTCAGCAACCTTAACTGTGAGATATACTACACCGGATATGTAGTTCAAAATCCTCCAGTAAATCCTATCCTTACTGATGAAGATAGAGAAATTCTTCACTCAGATCAACCCATGATTCTAGCCAGCGTTGGAGGTGGCAGATTTGGTCATGAATTGCTTGATTGTGTGGTGAGAGCAGCTCCTCTATTAGAGAAAAAAATACCTCACAAAATCCAAGTTTTCACTGGGCCATTTATGCCAGAAGAGAAATTCAATGAATTGCAATCAATGGTTGGAGATAGCAACAATCTTAGCATCCGACGCTATACTCCCTACTTTCTGAGTTACATGAACAAAGCAGAACTTTCTATTAATATGTCTGGCTATAACACCACCATGAATGTTTTAACAACAGGTGTCAGGGCAATGCTGCTTCCCTTTACAGGAAACCAAGATAGAGAACAAAGTATTAGAGCAGAAAAATTAAGCAACTTAGGAATTGTCAAACTTCTAAGTACCAGCGATTTACAACCTGATTTATTTGCCCAACAAATAATCGATTACCTTCAAGAACAACCTCATAAAATTAGCTTTGATTTTTCCGGATCTGCAACTACCGCCAAGATTTTAAGAAATGTGGCAATGAAACAAAAAGCTGCCTAG
- a CDS encoding glycosyltransferase, translated as MDKIKICITTLEYPPDVGGVSESVHRITKMLIDSDYEVHVAVFRSKQRLVTDGSRRRASCSTTLQDGVFVHRIKSAVRDNLTEIQDFFSDIYFQLKCLHQKYRYNLFHAFFLNETGYVTTLLAKENDIPVINSVRGSDLHKHIFNPKNHAQIAWMLENSTWVTFVSQDLQKRASVIAPSVKLKSSVFWNSIAPINFEQLPTPSLVSELPGIIIGSSGRFRDKKGIEFLLDACAELSNELDLTLLLVGDFIEREKEYWQQQIQQSGIGDRLRITGITSRQEALAYLPHLDIFVIPSLHDGCPNTLLEAMLASRAIIGTRVDAIGEILEDGVDGLLINPGSTEELIASLRYLANKPELRQKLGVAAKTKVLQQLAPSVEHQNWIDVYQQALGTSASVLFGKLSLV; from the coding sequence ATGGATAAAATAAAAATTTGCATTACCACACTAGAATATCCACCCGATGTCGGTGGAGTTAGCGAATCAGTACATCGAATTACCAAAATGCTAATTGACAGTGATTATGAAGTCCATGTTGCTGTTTTTCGCTCTAAACAACGCCTAGTTACAGATGGAAGTCGCAGACGAGCAAGTTGCAGCACAACACTTCAAGATGGTGTATTCGTGCATCGCATCAAATCAGCCGTGCGTGACAACCTAACAGAGATACAAGACTTTTTTAGCGATATTTACTTCCAACTCAAATGTCTGCATCAAAAATATAGATATAATCTGTTTCATGCCTTTTTTCTGAATGAAACAGGCTACGTCACAACACTTTTAGCAAAAGAAAATGATATTCCGGTAATTAACAGCGTTCGTGGTAGCGACTTACACAAACATATTTTCAATCCTAAAAACCATGCTCAGATTGCATGGATGTTAGAAAATTCAACTTGGGTAACATTTGTCAGTCAAGACTTGCAAAAAAGAGCAAGTGTCATAGCTCCAAGTGTAAAGCTAAAATCATCGGTTTTCTGGAACTCGATCGCACCTATTAACTTTGAGCAACTTCCCACTCCATCTCTAGTTAGCGAATTACCAGGAATCATCATCGGCTCATCAGGTAGATTCCGAGACAAGAAGGGGATTGAATTTCTTCTCGATGCCTGTGCCGAATTAAGCAATGAGCTTGATTTAACCCTTTTGCTTGTCGGTGATTTTATTGAGCGAGAAAAAGAATACTGGCAGCAACAAATACAACAAAGTGGAATTGGCGATCGCCTGCGAATCACAGGCATAACCAGTCGCCAAGAAGCCTTAGCTTATCTGCCACACTTAGATATTTTCGTAATTCCTTCACTGCACGACGGTTGCCCAAACACACTCTTAGAAGCCATGCTAGCGAGCCGAGCAATTATTGGCACTCGTGTAGATGCGATCGGCGAAATTTTAGAAGATGGCGTAGACGGTTTGCTCATCAATCCCGGCAGTACGGAGGAACTGATTGCATCACTCCGATACTTAGCAAATAAACCAGAACTACGACAAAAGCTAGGTGTAGCAGCCAAAACAAAAGTACTTCAGCAACTTGCTCCATCAGTTGAACATCAAAACTGGATTGATGTTTACCAACAAGCCTTAGGTACATCTGCATCAGTTTTGTTTGGCAAGCTCTCCCTCGTATAG
- a CDS encoding glycosyltransferase, whose amino-acid sequence MNKPQVTIVVSQRERFSYTRESLESIYEHTQTPFSLVYVDGGSPRHIQRYLEQQAQEKGFQLIRTEQYLSPNQARNLGLQQVDSKYLVFIDNDVIVSPGWLNSLLECAEETKATVVCPLTCIGQPLEETIHLAGGEAHIFVEPDDFGVKRRVHEKHYFVNRKVADVKEQLHRQECEFAEFHCMLVRTEIFQKIGLLDERLLSTREHIDFCLTVAEAGGTFYCEPTSVVTYVPGLKFEWSELEFFMLRWSDAWEIASLEHFAQKWDLTVKDKYFKKRYKRMGHRRHQAFLKPLLKSLTFGNNPLWLEKMAISLERKLNHYISAYHTQSQAPFVNQPQAHENKPIRELVSLVHSLEGDK is encoded by the coding sequence ATGAATAAACCACAAGTCACCATCGTTGTTTCGCAACGCGAGCGATTCAGTTATACTCGCGAATCGCTTGAAAGTATTTACGAACACACTCAGACACCCTTCTCTCTGGTTTATGTAGACGGCGGTTCTCCTCGTCACATTCAGCGCTACCTTGAGCAACAAGCACAAGAGAAAGGATTTCAACTCATCCGCACAGAACAATACCTTTCACCCAATCAAGCTCGCAACTTGGGTTTACAACAAGTCGATAGCAAATACTTAGTTTTTATTGACAACGACGTGATTGTAAGTCCAGGTTGGTTAAATTCATTACTTGAATGTGCTGAAGAAACAAAAGCGACTGTAGTTTGCCCGCTAACTTGTATTGGACAGCCTTTGGAGGAAACAATTCACTTAGCGGGTGGCGAAGCTCATATCTTCGTCGAGCCAGATGATTTTGGAGTCAAGCGACGGGTACACGAAAAACACTACTTTGTGAACCGAAAAGTTGCTGATGTAAAAGAGCAACTGCATCGTCAAGAATGCGAGTTTGCCGAGTTTCACTGTATGCTAGTTCGGACTGAAATTTTCCAAAAAATTGGGCTATTAGATGAAAGATTATTGAGTACGCGAGAACATATTGACTTTTGTCTAACGGTAGCTGAGGCTGGAGGTACTTTTTATTGCGAGCCGACTTCGGTAGTTACTTATGTACCAGGACTAAAGTTTGAATGGTCAGAACTAGAATTCTTCATGTTACGCTGGAGCGATGCCTGGGAAATTGCTAGTTTAGAACACTTTGCCCAAAAGTGGGATTTGACAGTGAAAGACAAATACTTCAAAAAGCGTTATAAGCGGATGGGGCATCGTCGCCATCAAGCATTTTTGAAGCCATTGTTAAAAAGTCTCACCTTTGGAAATAATCCTCTGTGGTTAGAGAAAATGGCGATTTCTCTAGAAAGGAAATTAAATCACTATATTAGTGCTTACCATACTCAAAGCCAAGCTCCTTTTGTAAATCAACCTCAAGCTCATGAAAACAAACCTATCCGCGAGTTAGTATCTTTGGTTCATTCGCTGGAGGGAGATAAATAA
- a CDS encoding ABC transporter ATP-binding protein: MARRDPKSLRAALPGIVRILRRFSPHLGKQKALLIMSFVALMAEIVLHLLEPWPLKFIFDYILVPDFRSQSLGIPVLAQLSPFVLLTGLTLALVAIALLRATAAYFSVVGMALAASNILTEIRAELYSHLQNLSLSFHHKAKSGDLITRVTSDIERLREVTVMAVLPLLAHSLTLIGMIGVMFWLHWELALIATAVFPLFIFFTMRLTKRIRQVVRSQRQREGAMAATAAESIGAIKIVQALSLQDMLERTFSSHNRQSLKESAKAQKLAAGLERMVELLVGLVTALVLWRGVQLVLGKAITPGDLLVFVNYLRIAFKPMRQLAKYTGQIAKATASGERILDVLDTAPDISDSRGAIDAPPLQGAVRFENVTFAYEPTKGILHNVSFEVEPGQHIALVGPSGGGKSTLVSLLLRLYDPLEGQILVDGHDLREYKLQSLRQQISVVLQDTLLFAASVKDNISYGCLGASERAIEQAARLANAHNFIMALPQGYNTILGERGATLSGGQRQRISIARAAIRQAPIVILDEPTTGLDNENEHAVNEALERLTEGYTTFLISHNLRAAQKADLILYIEGGQILEQGTHAQLLRLGGRYAAMYALKSAIAENSHEDDAYALGA; this comes from the coding sequence ATGGCGCGTCGAGATCCCAAAAGTCTGAGAGCAGCTTTACCGGGAATAGTGCGGATTTTGCGGCGGTTTTCGCCCCACCTTGGCAAACAAAAGGCATTGTTAATTATGTCTTTTGTGGCACTCATGGCTGAGATTGTCTTGCATTTGCTTGAACCTTGGCCTTTAAAGTTTATTTTTGACTATATCCTTGTACCTGATTTTCGATCTCAGTCTTTGGGGATTCCTGTACTTGCACAACTTAGCCCCTTTGTTCTCCTAACAGGCTTGACACTAGCTTTAGTGGCGATCGCTTTACTTCGTGCTACTGCTGCCTACTTTAGTGTTGTGGGGATGGCGCTAGCGGCCAGCAATATACTAACTGAAATTCGCGCCGAACTCTACAGTCATCTGCAAAACCTCTCGTTGTCATTTCACCACAAAGCCAAAAGTGGCGACTTGATTACCCGCGTTACCTCAGATATCGAGCGACTGCGAGAAGTAACGGTGATGGCAGTATTACCCCTACTTGCCCACTCCCTCACCCTCATCGGCATGATTGGCGTCATGTTTTGGCTGCATTGGGAATTAGCACTGATTGCCACCGCCGTCTTTCCCCTATTTATCTTCTTCACCATGCGCCTAACCAAACGCATCCGGCAGGTAGTGCGATCGCAGCGTCAGCGTGAAGGGGCAATGGCTGCAACAGCAGCAGAGTCTATCGGAGCAATTAAAATTGTGCAAGCGCTTTCCCTACAAGATATGCTGGAGCGTACTTTTTCCAGCCATAACCGTCAAAGCTTAAAAGAAAGTGCCAAAGCCCAAAAACTGGCAGCAGGGTTAGAGCGGATGGTAGAACTGTTGGTGGGGCTTGTGACTGCTTTAGTATTGTGGCGCGGTGTACAGCTAGTGTTGGGAAAAGCAATCACACCAGGAGATTTGCTTGTATTTGTCAACTATCTCAGAATCGCCTTTAAGCCGATGCGGCAACTCGCCAAATACACCGGGCAAATTGCCAAAGCTACTGCTTCTGGCGAGCGTATTCTAGATGTACTAGATACTGCACCTGACATCAGTGATTCCCGTGGGGCAATAGATGCACCACCTTTGCAGGGAGCCGTGCGGTTTGAAAATGTCACCTTTGCCTATGAGCCAACAAAGGGAATTTTGCATAACGTCAGTTTTGAGGTAGAGCCAGGACAGCATATTGCCTTAGTAGGGCCATCTGGTGGTGGTAAATCCACGCTTGTAAGTTTGCTGTTGCGCCTTTACGATCCCCTCGAAGGACAAATTTTAGTCGATGGACACGATCTACGCGAGTACAAGCTGCAATCGCTCCGACAGCAAATTAGTGTGGTGTTACAAGATACCCTTTTATTTGCGGCTAGTGTAAAAGATAACATTTCTTACGGTTGCTTGGGGGCTTCTGAGCGAGCAATCGAACAAGCTGCCCGTCTGGCAAATGCTCATAATTTCATCATGGCATTGCCCCAAGGCTACAATACAATTCTGGGTGAGAGAGGAGCAACTCTTTCTGGAGGACAAAGGCAACGCATTTCCATTGCCCGTGCTGCCATTCGTCAAGCTCCGATCGTGATTTTAGATGAGCCTACCACTGGCTTAGACAATGAAAACGAACACGCTGTCAACGAAGCACTGGAACGCCTGACTGAGGGATACACCACTTTTTTAATTTCTCACAATCTCAGAGCCGCCCAAAAAGCCGATTTGATTCTTTATATCGAAGGCGGACAGATTTTAGAGCAGGGTACGCATGCACAACTGCTGCGTTTGGGCGGAAGATACGCCGCGATGTATGCCTTAAAATCTGCGATCGCCGAAAATTCCCACGAGGATGATGCATATGCACTCGGAGCATGA
- a CDS encoding histidine phosphatase family protein, giving the protein MHSEHDSKALRSSPTIDSTRVILVRHAQSTYNAQKRYQGSCNDSVLTEKGRSDAYQTGIALRGRSIDVIYTSPLLRTLETTLEILDGLQERYKRILLPPIDSSPLLKEIDMPAWQGLTYKYVQEHFADDYRCWKERPHEFQMTQQQQERQLEKGGVAVAKQCFPVLELYDRARKFWREILPLHIGKTILIVSHSGTIRALIGTAIASESKQYHVFQQSNCGISILNFPTLNYQQGQLEAMNLTTHLGEVLPKLKDGKQGLRLLLVPATEKAPNSIQKLAERLQTVPIDFSLSSDLENSQQTAKQLLKNHPKAVQLQVLRQDFLQLWQQTLLSERTVMSANDTYSTHLITALVVASFSMIQKMLTQVLGTSLQCLQLVPNTLSVIYYPLKMRTPVLQAMNIADSH; this is encoded by the coding sequence ATGCACTCGGAGCATGATAGTAAGGCTCTTAGGAGTTCTCCCACAATTGACTCAACCCGCGTGATTTTGGTACGTCACGCTCAAAGTACCTACAATGCCCAAAAGCGTTACCAGGGAAGTTGTAATGACTCAGTGTTGACTGAGAAAGGGCGTAGCGATGCTTACCAAACTGGTATTGCTCTCAGGGGTAGGAGTATAGATGTAATTTATACAAGTCCTTTATTGCGAACTTTAGAAACTACACTTGAGATTTTAGACGGACTCCAAGAAAGATACAAAAGAATTCTTTTGCCTCCGATTGATTCATCTCCTCTGCTCAAAGAAATTGATATGCCCGCATGGCAGGGACTTACGTACAAATACGTACAAGAACACTTTGCAGACGACTATCGCTGCTGGAAGGAACGACCACATGAGTTTCAAATGACACAACAGCAACAGGAAAGACAATTAGAAAAAGGAGGAGTAGCAGTTGCCAAGCAGTGCTTCCCCGTACTAGAGTTGTATGATCGCGCTCGTAAATTCTGGCGAGAAATCCTACCGTTACATATCGGCAAAACAATTCTGATTGTGAGCCACAGTGGCACGATTAGAGCGTTGATTGGTACTGCGATCGCTTCAGAATCCAAGCAATACCATGTCTTCCAACAATCAAACTGTGGTATCAGCATCCTAAATTTTCCCACGTTAAATTATCAGCAAGGGCAACTTGAAGCAATGAATCTTACTACCCATCTGGGTGAAGTTTTGCCTAAGCTAAAGGACGGCAAACAAGGTTTGCGTTTACTTCTAGTACCAGCTACTGAAAAAGCCCCAAATTCAATTCAGAAACTAGCTGAACGCCTTCAAACAGTACCGATTGACTTCAGTCTCAGCAGCGATTTAGAAAATTCTCAACAAACTGCCAAACAACTACTTAAAAATCATCCCAAAGCAGTACAACTTCAAGTTTTACGGCAAGATTTTCTCCAGCTTTGGCAACAAACGCTCCTATCTGAGCGTACCGTAATGTCAGCAAACGACACATACTCCACTCATCTGATCACCGCGTTAGTAGTGGCTTCTTTCTCTATGATTCAGAAGATGCTGACTCAAGTATTAGGTACTTCACTCCAGTGTTTGCAACTAGTTCCCAACACTCTCAGCGTTATTTACTACCCTCTAAAAATGCGTACCCCTGTGTTGCAAGCGATGAATATTGCTGATAGTCATTAG
- a CDS encoding NAD-dependent epimerase: protein MKILVTGVAGFIGFHLAQRLLAEGMEVYGIDNLNDYYDVNLKKARLAQLEPQSGFTFEFLDLSDRPTTAALFQNQTFDCVIHLAAQAGVRYSLQNPFAYADSNLSGFLNILEGCRHHQINHLVFASSSSVYGANTKVPFTTSDNVDHPISLYAATKKANELMAHAYSHLYNLPTTGLRFFTVYGPWGRPDMAYFKFVRAVATNQPIDVYNYGNMQRDFTYIDDVTEGLVRVMHKPPLADNQTTSISKAPYKLYNIGNNSPVELMRFIEVIEKVLGKEAKKNLLPMQPGDVYSTYADVDDLIQDVGFKPATPIEQGIERFVQWYRDYYGY, encoded by the coding sequence ATGAAAATACTAGTCACTGGTGTTGCTGGCTTCATTGGTTTTCATCTGGCACAACGTCTTTTAGCAGAAGGAATGGAGGTTTATGGCATTGACAATTTGAATGATTATTACGATGTCAACTTGAAAAAAGCTCGCTTGGCTCAACTTGAACCCCAATCCGGATTCACTTTTGAATTTCTAGATTTAAGCGATCGCCCTACCACTGCTGCACTATTCCAAAACCAAACCTTTGACTGTGTTATACACTTAGCAGCCCAAGCTGGAGTTCGCTATTCTTTACAAAATCCCTTTGCCTACGCAGACAGTAACCTCTCAGGGTTTTTAAATATACTAGAAGGTTGTCGCCATCATCAAATTAATCATTTAGTTTTTGCTTCCTCTAGTTCTGTCTACGGTGCCAATACCAAAGTTCCTTTTACTACCAGTGATAACGTTGATCATCCTATTTCACTCTACGCTGCTACCAAAAAGGCGAACGAGTTGATGGCTCATGCTTACAGCCATCTGTATAACTTGCCAACAACAGGATTACGCTTTTTTACGGTGTACGGCCCTTGGGGACGCCCCGACATGGCATACTTTAAATTTGTGCGGGCAGTTGCTACCAACCAGCCAATTGATGTTTACAACTATGGCAATATGCAAAGGGACTTCACCTACATTGATGATGTCACTGAAGGGCTAGTTCGAGTCATGCACAAACCGCCTTTAGCTGATAATCAAACTACTTCCATTAGCAAAGCGCCTTACAAGCTCTACAACATTGGTAACAACAGCCCCGTAGAGTTAATGAGGTTTATTGAAGTGATCGAAAAAGTGCTGGGTAAGGAAGCCAAAAAGAACTTGCTACCCATGCAGCCAGGTGATGTTTACTCTACCTATGCTGACGTTGATGATTTGATACAAGATGTAGGCTTTAAACCCGCAACTCCGATTGAACAAGGCATAGAACGCTTTGTGCAATGGTATCGAGACTATTACGGTTATTAA
- a CDS encoding iron uptake porin — translation MNKQSRSKNVWNVCYFGFTFTIIFAVAGRAFGNEVPPALFFDRNINHADSLAKINTVSELAEIKPTDWTFQSLKSLVERYGVVAGNSTFGGNQTTTRYEFAAVLAITTDYISKLISAKNTNLTYHKDLETLKRLQADFATELEVLQGRLDNLENRVEKIQQQQFSTTTKFEGEVLFAVSGVGSGEKIGDSSDRIDSNLTLSSRTRLTFDTSFTGKDRLRVRLQASNLPGIDDATGTDMARLAFQSDSDNQFELSTLEYRFPIGEQAMVYLEAEGGDLDDFFTDTLNPFFSSSSRGSISRFAQRNPIYRQGGGAGVGLLYDLSESISWSLGYLSDDVNEPEVGFGGEEYGAIAQLTLEPIEDFKVGFTYIHSYNSLDTGTGSRRANDPFDDNSDAIVADSFGLELTTAVSQSLTVSGWLGFTHATATDLPSNPEADIFNWALTVAFVDLGRENNVAGIAIGQPPKVTSNEFEIAAQSYEDEDTALHLEAFYRFQVNDNIAITPGLLVITNPEHDRDNSTIYVGTIRTTFRF, via the coding sequence ATGAATAAGCAATCTCGGTCGAAAAATGTCTGGAATGTCTGCTATTTTGGCTTTACTTTTACAATTATCTTTGCAGTTGCAGGTAGGGCTTTTGGTAACGAAGTTCCACCTGCTCTATTTTTTGATCGTAACATTAATCATGCCGATTCTCTAGCCAAAATTAATACTGTTTCTGAACTAGCAGAAATCAAACCAACTGACTGGACTTTTCAATCTCTGAAATCTTTGGTAGAGCGTTACGGTGTGGTTGCAGGTAACTCTACCTTTGGTGGCAACCAAACCACGACTCGCTATGAATTTGCTGCTGTTCTTGCCATAACAACAGATTATATTAGCAAACTGATCAGCGCAAAAAATACTAACCTAACTTACCACAAAGACTTGGAAACTCTCAAGCGGTTGCAAGCAGATTTTGCAACAGAACTAGAGGTTCTTCAAGGGCGATTAGACAATTTGGAAAATCGTGTCGAGAAAATCCAACAGCAACAGTTTTCTACAACCACTAAATTTGAGGGAGAAGTTCTTTTTGCTGTCTCTGGAGTCGGCAGTGGTGAAAAAATCGGTGATAGCAGCGATCGCATCGACAGCAATCTTACCTTGAGCAGTCGTACACGCCTAACTTTCGATACGAGTTTTACTGGTAAGGATCGTCTGCGAGTTCGCCTACAAGCCAGTAATCTCCCTGGAATAGATGATGCGACGGGAACTGATATGGCTCGTTTAGCCTTTCAAAGTGACAGCGATAATCAATTTGAACTGAGCACTTTGGAATATCGCTTTCCAATTGGGGAACAAGCTATGGTTTATCTAGAAGCCGAAGGCGGCGATTTAGATGATTTTTTTACTGATACGCTTAATCCCTTTTTCAGTAGTAGCAGTCGTGGTTCTATTTCTCGTTTTGCCCAGCGCAACCCAATTTATCGCCAAGGAGGAGGTGCTGGAGTCGGGCTGCTCTACGATTTAAGTGAATCAATCAGCTGGAGTTTGGGCTATTTGAGTGACGATGTTAACGAGCCGGAAGTGGGGTTTGGTGGAGAAGAATATGGGGCGATCGCTCAACTAACTCTCGAACCAATTGAAGATTTCAAAGTTGGTTTTACTTACATCCACTCTTACAACAGCCTTGATACGGGAACTGGTAGCCGCCGTGCCAACGATCCTTTTGATGATAACAGTGATGCTATTGTTGCAGACTCTTTCGGGTTGGAATTGACGACTGCGGTGAGTCAGAGCCTAACCGTCTCTGGTTGGCTTGGCTTCACCCATGCCACAGCCACAGATTTACCGAGCAACCCAGAAGCAGATATTTTTAACTGGGCTCTCACTGTCGCTTTTGTCGATCTAGGCAGAGAAAACAACGTTGCCGGCATAGCGATCGGGCAACCACCCAAAGTAACTAGCAATGAGTTTGAGATTGCAGCTCAATCATACGAAGATGAAGACACTGCTCTTCATTTAGAAGCCTTCTACCGTTTCCAAGTTAATGACAATATTGCTATTACTCCAGGGCTTTTGGTAATTACTAACCCAGAGCACGATCGCGATAACAGCACAATCTATGTCGGCACAATTCGTACAACTTTCCGCTTTTAA